GAGGTTCAACAGGAAAACATGGTACTAGATTTTGACCTGAACCTTCCGCCTCCGGTCAATGACGTTCAGGAGCAACAGGAAAACATGGCACCACGTTCTGGCCTCGAGTTGCCTCTTGAGGAGGAGCCTGAGAATGAACAGGAAAACATGGTACTGGAAAACGTCCAATGGCCGAGTCGGGAGGACGAGGATCAGAGGGAGAACCACCAGCCCAGGAACCAGTTTCAGGAATCTAATCTATCAATATATATCATCTATTACAATCGTTTTCGACAACAAGTGGTAAATTTCTTTCCTAAAAGTCTAGTATGTTTTTTgagcttttcctttttccccctCCAAAATCTTGATTTTCTAGTGAAATTTTTGAATGACTTTGCCCGTAAAACACAGGATTCTGGAAGAGATCATTTGGATAGCAATGCTGGTGGGAATCATGGCGGCTTCCCTTGGGAGTCAGTAAACGATTTAATCGCTGCATTACAACAATTTTTCCAAGGTATTAATCAGAGCCGTAATTTGTCAGAAGAAACCATCTCAGAGCACCTTAAAACGAAAAAATATCAATCACCTGCAAATCAAGATTGTCAGGAAGAACATGAAATTTGCATAGTTTGCCAATGCGAATATGAGAATCAGGAGACAGTTGCAACCCTTGATTGCGGACATGAATACCACGCTGACTGCATTAAAAAATGGTTTCTCAAGAAAAATCTTTGCCCTATATGCAAACGTACAGGTATTAATGTACAAGAAAGGAGTACTTAGTGATTTGTTACATAGTGTTTGGGGCTATTAACAGAATTTAGTTGTAGCTTCAATTGTTAAGTCTGATTTGTTTGTCTCAGAGTTTTAATTGTTGATCTAAAGATAGTTGGGAGTTTTCACATTTTGATTTGTGTAtaatttatgttttcattgtaaTATAAATTGACTTTTTGATTAATGTGAAATCTTCACCCTTTAAGCTGTGCCTCTGTATAGTGCTACTTAATGTACCAAACCCTAGTTTTCATAACTTCAGTAACTTAGATTAAAGACCATTAGACCAATCATATGGTCTTTGAAGAAAATGTATTAGGATAGTGCCCTGTTTAAACTCAAGTAATTACAACTTTTACTTCAAAGTTTAGTGTCAGAATTGTGGGATTATGTTGGCATGTTACTTAAGGTTTTCTAAACCAAAATAAGTTGTTTCGAGTATTCTTACCAAGACTACCTATCCAAGAAAGAAAAGGCTTAAGATTCCAAAAAGGGTTGAGAATATACAGGGAGGAGATAGAAAATAtgaaaccaaaaagaaaagaggaaaaataaaCTGGTTTAGGAGTTGGTGATGTGCATGCAGCTTCACAAACAACTAGAGCTTGACCTACAAAGCAAAACCAAAAGGGAttattttagaaacctccctgaggtttctgacaatatCACGCTTAGAAGTATTGAACTTACAACTCTTACTATCAAGATGGAACCTAAGGTCAAACATCACAAGGCATCCAATCCTCAGTGCTTTAGGCTTGTTTTAAGAAACTATTTCTCACCATAGAGTTTGGCAGGTTGATTCTCCGTTTTTTGGGAATAGAAAATTTTGGCCGTAGTATTAacgaaaataaataatttggtGCCAATTTAGGAGCCTTTGAAGGTGCAAATTTTGGATACTGGTCTATCTACCAGATTAATTGGTTCATATGTTCACCAAATTACCTTCATTCTATGTCACTTGAACTCGAGAAAGAGAGGCAGATATAGATATGTGTTTAAATGTCTAGTttgtcaaaaattcaaaattaggaTATGGGAATACTTCTAAAGAGTCAGATACTGATACGTAGATACAATTCACATTTTTTTAGCAAGTATACAACTTATATACAAGGATTGTCATTAACGAATAGAGATTTTTTCTTTAGGGAAGTTTTGAGATTTCATGTATTTAAgggaaatttaaaattttagataGATCACCGTCGAAAAGAATAAAAGTTATATACCAATTATAAAAGAGATTATATTTAGTAGCATAGTTTGGAATTTAATCAATATCCTTATTGCAAATTAAGTGTAACGGTGTAACCTTTATGCCTATCTTATATTCAATCATTCCTTGTCTTTCCTCCAATTGACCTCTCTAATCTGATTAGATTATCTTTTCTCCTCGTGGATCACTTCTCCATTTTGGTCTATATTTTACGTTCTTTTTCACCTAGtcatcttcttttttctttctaaaaGTCTTAACATTTTCCACATTGCTTCCCATCTCTCCTCCTCCTTCACCATACCAGTATTAGTTTACATAGTATCACGTAGACACGAGTACGCTGGGGTCAAACGAGGAATTGGAGTAACATAGATTTTGACATTAGagcttgttttgatttttttttttcggtttttGGCTCTTAAAATTCTGAATGTGGCGTTGTAATTAGAGCTACAATTTTGTTCTTTAAGTTGAAAGATGTTGGGAGATTGCATTACTTCCTAAGTTTGAAGAAACTCTACTTGTAGCTTTTGTACTTTCAAAATTTGCTcttcaatttttcaaatctttttAATCCCAACTCCCACTATATCCAAATTTGGCAGCATAAATAAGCATTGTTATTGTAAAAGCAATATGCATGATGGTTGTTGTTGCCATATTTCATTCCATTATTCTTACGATCCccacactttttttttcttcgttTGCTAACCTTTTATTATCCCTAACGTAAAATTCTGGCTATAAAATAACAAGAGGGACAACTAAAGGGAATTGTAGAATGAAAATAAATTTCTCTTTGCTTAAATGTTTTTCAAGCTTACCTTTTTTTAAATAGGGGTGAAATATGTTAAACAAAATCTGAATTAGGGAGGTTAGTTATGCTTTAATATATCGGCATTTTAAATGATATATTAATCAGCATTGCTATACTAAGCGAAATATCAACACCATATTCTGAAATGAATTGTATGATCCCTAATGGATTCTAAGATTAACTTTATTTacggaagaaaggaaaaataggagaTGGTTAGAACATAAAACATCTTTCTTCTGTGGTAACcgtattttatattttttctataTCAATTGGTGAGAGGTGAGCTCAAAAAGGGAATAAATCTCTCTTTGAATTGTAGATCGGGAGTTCGAACCCTACCTgtagtgaaaaaaaaatacaaaagaggTGTTAGAGCACGCCTTCAGTGTAATCAGATCTATATACTTGCTAATCGCTTACACAGTTTCTTTAGATTCCTCCTTCCTATAGAATAGGATAGATTAGATTATAAAATGTTATTgttgtcgaaaaaaaaaaattggtaagaGGTAAGCAACTTGTGCCCCGTGCCTACTTTTTTCGGTCATTGTAGCCTTTGAGTGCCAACATGTGGTCAGTAGTGTAAATTGGGTTTTTTTGTAAACGAGTTTTTGAATAAGCACGAGGCCAGCCCATTCTAAATTTCATATGTTTGGACAAAATTTGAAATGCCCAAGCTCACATTAAAGGACCATTCTTGGCTCACACAATTAATCAGGCTTTGGACCGAGTTGGAGCCACTCAAGCTCAATATGCTTTTAGTCTTCACACTTAATTTTCTGTTGGTACTAAAGAAcctagaaatttttttaaagtaatcAAATATACCATTTCATCCTAAAGACCAAATACACGTAATTGGACTTGATATATAGAAAAAGCTATCATAGTTGACGAAAATTTAAGTACTTTTACAACAGGAGCATTATATGTGAAAGTATCATATGACAAAGCTAAAGAATGGTAGACGGTTGGGGGCGTAGCTCGAGCCAAACCTAAACCCAATTGATATTCTTAATTTCAGTTAATGTATTGAACATGAACAGGCAAATTGTATATCAAATTCAAAAACATGCCTTTGAATAATGGCTCTCTAACTCTATGACTTGAAAAAGATGTGCAAGAGATCCAACTAATTTTTGTACCTTCTAAGAGTAATAAGGTAAAAAGCAAaaccaaaaaagataaaattaaacaAGGCAAAACTTCACAAAATATTGTTAACTCGTGATTTTGCTATTTCAAGTTTGTCCAGTAGCTTGTATGAATCAAAATTTTCGAGTAGGTGCCCTAAGCAGTACCAAAATATTGCACTATATAAGTCATTGGTTGTTTTGAACCCTCCCTCTCTGTACAATGTTCCTAGTTTGCCTTTCTCTACAACAGTTGCATAGAAACTTGCCATGTCTAAatcagggaaaagaaaagaaagttgtTCTTTCCACCTTGCTGAAAAATTTACCAACCATGAATGAACAAATCCGGCAAGCCACCTACATTCGATCACAGGCGACCTAATAACAAAAATCGCCAGAAGCAGCCTGGTGAATTCCAACAAAATATCAGGCTTCATTTTGCTAGCCTGCTTGGGATATCAATCAGCCAAGGCCACGTTATTAGGCCAACCGTTGTTCGTGTTTGCTTTCGCCATGCCAAATATAATCATCAATTGTGAATTACCCTTGTTCTTGCATCCTAAAGATACTTTGCCATCCAGTGCCAATAAGAGCAGGTGTAATCTTTTATATACTGATAGCGTATAATCTCTGTTACACCAACCCGTATAGGTTTGTGCCAGCCATGTGTACAAATGACATCCAAGCCTGAGACCCGTTCGTGATGTAAATATtgcactgtcagtgtaggacaAAGTCCAAATATTGTAACGCTCACAAAAACTCAAGTGCATGAACACCAAGGTATAGAGTCATTCTTTTGCAACTGTTGACATGGCTTTGGCCAAACATCATAACTATAACCTGAAACAAATTCACAGCTCCATGCCATTGATGGAGCTAAGCCAactatacttatatttttcatGCAAATGCCCTCAACAGGAGAACCCTCAATGCCCTCTAATAAAGGAGCCTTTTTAGTATCCAAACTAACCACATTACTCACAACAATGCCTTTAACCTGTGGAAGAGCTTTAGGATCCCATCCTTCATCAGGATGGTCATTGGCACCTCTACTAAATCTCAAGGGTATTTTCACTCTTTCCAttttaatgttatttatggtGATATTTTCGATATATCCCCCTCTTCCCTTATCAGTCTTAATCCGAATACCAGCTGCAGAATCTCGGACGTGCAAATCCTCCACAATAACATTTGAAATTCCACCAGACATTTCACTTCCAATTCCAACCCCAGAACATGTTGGAGTTGTACCTGAAACTCTTCTAATGATGATGTTCGAGCTTGGACGAGCCATGGTGATGCCATATTGGTCCCAACCGCTCTTGACTGCAACAAGGTCATCTCCACTCTCAATGTAACAATCCTCAATGCACACATTCATGCTTGAATCTGCATTAGAAAATGCAAAGGCAAGTCTCTTTAGAGTTCTACATTAAAATAGATAATCCATTAATATCTAGAAGCTTCAACTTATAAAGCCATAGCTCTAAGTGATTAAACCAAATGCATCAAAATTTTACATTCTCTAGATAGGTAAGTGCAATCGAATAGACCGACTTTGCCTAAGAAGTTATTAGAATGGTTAAGCTGTTCAAAAACCCTCATAGACTGCATGGCATGACCTAGTGATCAGGGGAAACCAGGTAAACTATATGTCTTGGCTTTTTGTTCATGCCTTTATGAGTCATTACGCTAAAATGTGCTTATAATTATGAGGGTTGACTGACTCTACACAGTTGAGAAAGTTGGTCTtctttggttttttcttttttgtggttGCTTTTGGTAGGTGTTTTCGTAAAATTTATGTACCACACTACTATGTAGTGTTTGACAATGTTTTCAGAAAATATATGTGCCATACTAATATGTAgtgttttgacaaaaaaaaattactctaGCATTTTTATAGTTAAAAGGatggttgaaaaatgtgtttttaAGTTTTCCAAATACATGTTCTTAGGAAACAGGTTCAAACAAACAGATCCAATATCTGGAAATTAAACACACTTTATCAAAACAGGTATAAGCCCATGGGAGGGGAACAAAATTGGGATGGCCACTGAATAAGGAAATAAAATTTGTACCTGGGTCTATTCCGTCTGTGTTTGGGGCTTTGAGTGGAGCTAATATTGTCATGTTTTTTATTAATACATTACTGCAAGAAATACAAAACAGCAACTGAAAGTGTGAGGATTTGATTTTTGTGCTACATAAGATGATGACAGACAATAAAGTTGGTTATTTAGGTATGTGGACCAAATTGAAGCTACTGATTTGATCAATTGTATATGATGACAGAAGCAAGAATTTGTCATGCAATAATCAAGACAATAAGATTTGTACTATTCTGGCTATAGGTTATTATCTTATAGATCTGCATCTTTTTCTTGACAAATAGTTTATGCTCTTTCTTCTTTTACAAagttacaaagaaaaaaaaaggttaaggGCTGAAATATAACAACAAACTGCACCTGCAATAAACTGGATGGATGGTCCAAAATGGAGAATTTCGAAAAGTGAGGTTGGAAATTAGAATATTGTGAGAGTTAATGAGCTCAACAAGGTGGCCCCTGGTATGTTCCAAAGTCCTATTCCACCAAAGATCCCACCACATCTTCCCTTGCCCATCAATTGTACCATTCTGACCTACAAAGTGGTGGACATgattgaaaagagaaaaagatttCATCAGTTGTGACAAAAGAAAGGTGGAAAAAAGGGTAATCAGTTAAAGTACtagcaaagaaaacaatttGAGCAGTTGTCAGATGTCACCATCAGATCAGGAATGCTTAAACAGGATAGTCACTAAATCTGGAAAGTCTACACCTAAATGAAAACCACTCGCCTTTGGTTGGTGGTCACCACCAATGCATTAAGACTTGATGGAATGGGTGGTAAGGGTTCAAACCTTGCCTTCTATCAATTTGTCACAATTAAATGTGGCTTTGCTTAAAAATTCAGATGAGTGCGTAGTGCATCCGTTTGATCTGGTGATAGTTCAGTCCCCTCCGAATTATCCTAGAACCTCTTCAGGCCCTCCTCTTCCCATAGTGTAGGATGCTAttgtattgaaaaaaaaaaaaattacacctaAATGAAGCTTAGATGACAGAAATTCATGAGCACAGTCTTCAAAAATTGTACCGATTTTCCTTGGATTTCATAGGAATTCGGCTTACCCAGTGTAAGTTTACCGGAGGGATAGTTTGGAAACCTctcttgagttttttttttgctaatgTCACTTATCACCTCTAAAGTTTTAGGAGTATCGCTTTCTTTCCCTGTCACTAAGATGGGACTACTAATTACTGTCACAGTTTATGAGTTGACAAAAATATCCTCACTGCCTTATtaattttttggcaaaaaatatGGAAGAGAAAATCTAAAATTGTGAAAGTAAAATGGCTATTTTAACAAATCTTTTGGCACTTATTGAGCCCTCCTACGCCAATCATATATTAAATTATCCTTGCTATTCTAATAActatttaagcaaaaaaaaaattcaaaatcaatcaaacaatttctATTCTAAAAAATGTCTGTTCTAGAAAAACATCTCTCCTCCACTTTTTTAATTATGCCAACCTTATAGTAATTTCTCTCATTCTTCTAACAATTATCTAGgcaaaaaattgagaaaaaaaaggacaaaaaattcACTATTCTAATAATTTGAAATGAAAGGGTAATTTGAAACGAAATTGCCAGAAATATTTGGATGGTAGTGGAATTAGATTACATGTTGTAGAATATAACGAGTCATTATAATTgtagaaaaaatgtgaaagaaGTTTAGAGAGGCCATCATGACCCCAATTTTCATGTTACTACGAAGTTACCCTTATAAAAATACTAGAATTTCCATAAATAATATCTTATAAAGGAATCAAGAACTGCACATCTTTTCTCTAGAAGGTTGGCAATATACAAAAGACGCCCTTGATTTCTGAGCACTAATCAATATTCTCTATGTGCTACCTATGGACCACAAGCAAATATTACCACCTCCAAAACCATTTGGCTTTTTCTTCTAAAATGTACAAAATTAGACTCAAATCAAGCTTATCATATTGGAGGAAAAAGATTCTCTTAATCAGTAGCCAAACAGccaaagaaaccaaaaaaaaaaagaacataataaataaatcccatcaattaaaattttttttaaaaaaaaaagaaagaaagaaacagaacCAGCCTAGACAAGTCTTTGCCCGTGAAAGATGGAAGTTGAGGATGCTGAAATTGTCAGTTCACATGCAGAAGCAGCAGAATGCTTCAGTCACATGAAGCAGTTTCTTAAATGTACATATGATCAGCAGTAAATTGTGGTACAGGTTAGAAACATCTTCTTCTATCTCAAATTCAAAAccctgtttttctttcttctgatCCCacataaaattgaaattgaCATTTCTAGTATTTCTTCTGTTCAAATATTGTCCTCCTCAAAACGTGTTAAGGTTTCACATGCTCCCTTCTTAAACTTCAATTAGTTGGTATGATTAGGCCTCTTTAGTCAACACTCTTTCTTTACCTGCTCCTTACTATCAACATCTACATTGCGTGTCCCTCACATTTTTAGACACAATTCAGAAAGTAAATGATTTCTTTTGCGGTCAACACCGGCATTAAGTAAGCCCTtaatttttgtgatgtgataaaCGTGAATATTAGCGTTCATGATGCACGCAAGATAATAtttacaaatttcttttctcaaattATACTATCCAAACGGATCCCATATCATTACAAAACTCAATAATCAAACAGTAGTGAAAGAAACCAACTCCCTCTATAGGAGTTGGTCACCACATTAATTGTGGAgtgggaggtcaagggttcaaaCCTTGCCTTCCATCAATGTGCCTCAATAGAAGATTTGTTTTAAATTCATACGGGTGTGTGGTGCACCCGTCTGGTCtgatggtggttcagtccccgTCAGGTTCTCCCGACTCAGTTGGGCCTTCCCATAGAGTAGATTCCCCCCTCCCCCACCCCCTAGGAGTAGAAGTAGTTTAGACAAGTACCGttacgacaaaaaaaaaaaaaaaaaaaaaggtagtgAAAGAAGGgcccaaataaaaaaaatattagtgtTGAACAAGAttctttgttttaattattttgaaaCCAGTTGTCTACAGCGGATCAAGCTGGTTGAAGGGCACATAAAACAAGTATTGACTATTCCAAtttaataaagcaattaaaaaaaaagattttgatTTTGTCCCTTGATTAAAATAAGTAGTGGCATCTTGATTAGAGTGGTTACCTGTAATGACAACATTTGTTAGGTTGTTGCCATGGATGAGGCTTATGTGCCTTCCTCCAAGCCTTTCTCTTCCTCTTCCATAAGAAGGCAGTGGCTCAATAATAGGCCAGTCCTCTGGATCCTATTgtaaaaaagaagagaaattaCATAATTAATTGATAAATTAATCTCTTATATAAGCCCCAGTTTACTAATAAACAGATGTCAttcttccaaaacaaaaaaaaaaaaaaaaaagttattgtccaaagaataggaaaaatattagtaACAAACTACTTAAGGGAGTTGTGTGCTATCTATGTCTCCAACTggaacaaaacaaaaccaagattatttatttggaaaataataggaaaatattattattttaaatagaTAACAAGAAAGTGTTGAATGCTATGTGATCTTTTCAGCATTTCTCAATCAGCAGATTAGACAAGATATCAACAATCCAACTCCAACTACAAGAAACCCCATCAAACCCCTGCCACAAGAAATTGATTAAATAATTTTACTAATTCTACAACTTTGTCAAATTAGTATCCACAATCCatatttcaaatttctcaaaaattaatgAACAATTAGTCTAAAAAACCTTAAACAGAAATGAAAAGCCAATAAATTAACCAAGCATTAAATTTTTACCTCTGATCCCAAAATTACTGCACCTTCTTCAAGAAATAACGTTAAATTACTGGTGAGATTAAAATTCCCAGTAAGCCACCGTCCTCTGGGGACATTCAACTGGGCCCCACCTGTGTCTGTGAAACTTTCCATATACGCCATAGCCGCCCTAAACGCCGCCGTATTTGACGTTGTTCCATCGCCGACTCCACCAAACTCCACAATGGATTTCACCACCTTTCTCGGCGGCACCTCcgtgaagaacccagaacaacTCTTCGGGCCCCCAAAGCCCGAGCCCGTGCCCGAGTTTTCGATTGTCGCCGGAAATAATGGTGGGATCGGAAAAACTGATTTGTTGGTGATCTGAAGGGTGAAAAGGGTCAAAACTGCGAAGATAAGCAATAGAATTGCCCATGAAGGCCTTGTAAAACTGGCCTTTATTGTATTGAAAATTGAGTTTTGATCACCTTCTGATATCATCTCTGTTAATATCTACTTCTGGAATTTCTATACGTTGCATGAAAAATCATGCACAAACGCACGAACATGTGTGGAAAAAGGTGGGGAGATTTCTGAAaggtgaaaattgaaaaaatataatggttttttttttctggataGTTGTTCTTGATATAGTTGAGTGCCGATCAGAAGTTCTGCAGCAACATAGATAGCAGAtatggtgtgtgtgtgtgtgtgtgcgcggGCGGGTTTTGAGGTGTGTCTGTGCGATTATGTGTGTGAGTTTTCCTTCCTGCTTTCATGAACAGAGAGGAATAGATGTCATTTTTTTTAGTAGTTATGTATAGAAATCAGAACGGTGGAAGAAAGACAGGGCAACCTAGACTTCATACTGTAGTGCAATTATTCAAATACTTGTCATAAAAATAGAGGATTACATTGCTATTCACGTTTCTATTTGTATATATACTATTATTGTTAGATATAAGATTattaattaaaatttatttttaaaattttatatttacaTCATACATTCAATCGTGTCAATATATACAAtattagtgtatataaaattaatttaaaataaattaaaaaataaaaattgagataTAGTTTCTTCCATTATGTAGCCTTTAAAAGGTGTCACTATTTCAATATTTTGGCAGAAGGATA
This sequence is a window from Coffea eugenioides isolate CCC68of chromosome 7, Ceug_1.0, whole genome shotgun sequence. Protein-coding genes within it:
- the LOC113776954 gene encoding E3 ubiquitin ligase BIG BROTHER-related-like encodes the protein MEESNNNLPQHYSPSSNPQTSGVLSMIYIVARAPDQHDDDGDYDDEDDVEHENTMPDFDLNVEPAHQEDELEDDQLGFRENSISDFDMDFSWEENEVQQENMVLDFDLNLPPPVNDVQEQQENMAPRSGLELPLEEEPENEQENMVLENVQWPSREDEDQRENHQPRNQFQESNLSIYIIYYNRFRQQVDSGRDHLDSNAGGNHGGFPWESVNDLIAALQQFFQGINQSRNLSEETISEHLKTKKYQSPANQDCQEEHEICIVCQCEYENQETVATLDCGHEYHADCIKKWFLKKNLCPICKRTEF
- the LOC113776955 gene encoding probable polygalacturonase, which gives rise to MISEGDQNSIFNTIKASFTRPSWAILLLIFAVLTLFTLQITNKSVFPIPPLFPATIENSGTGSGFGGPKSCSGFFTEVPPRKVVKSIVEFGGVGDGTTSNTAAFRAAMAYMESFTDTGGAQLNVPRGRWLTGNFNLTSNLTLFLEEGAVILGSEDPEDWPIIEPLPSYGRGRERLGGRHISLIHGNNLTNVVITGQNGTIDGQGKMWWDLWWNRTLEHTRGHLVELINSHNILISNLTFRNSPFWTIHPVYCSNVLIKNMTILAPLKAPNTDGIDPDSSMNVCIEDCYIESGDDLVAVKSGWDQYGITMARPSSNIIIRRVSGTTPTCSGVGIGSEMSGGISNVIVEDLHVRDSAAGIRIKTDKGRGGYIENITINNIKMERVKIPLRFSRGANDHPDEGWDPKALPQVKGIVVSNVVSLDTKKAPLLEGIEGSPVEGICMKNISIVGLAPSMAWSCEFVSGYSYDVWPKPCQQLQKNDSIPWCSCT